TCTCTCCTACAGAAAAGTTAGCTCAAGCCAGCGGCAAATTCCACCGGCTCCGGCCGGAGCATCTAAACAGGCAGAAGGTACTTCCAGAGCCTGGAAAAACAGGGGTCCTTAAGGGATGATTAAATCTTCAGGCCAGGGGATATTGCCTACCAGTTTTTTCAGTTCTGTTTTCAGAAGCTCGCGTGCTTTGCTTAAGGCCGCGTTAGTTGCTTCTGCCACCAATTTTTCCAGCTCACCGGTATCTTGGACAGCATGCGGGCTAATGAAAACCCCGGTTACCTGCTGCTTCCCGCTCACGGTAACCCTGACCGCGCCATTACCGGCGCTCCCCTCTACCCTTTTCTGCTCAAGCTGTTTGATGAGTTTTGACATAACCGGCTTCAGAAACGAATCGGTCAACCCCAGGGCTTCGCCCTCAAACACCTTTTAATCCCCCCTCAAAGGTAAAGAGCCGCACATGATGAAACACGGCTGGATGGATATCATTGTTCTCAACACAGTATGCAGAACAAAAGGAAGAGGTTCCCCAAAAGATTCGCCGCTCATATTTTATAACATA
The Bacillota bacterium DNA segment above includes these coding regions:
- a CDS encoding YbaB/EbfC family nucleoid-associated protein, whose product is MFEGEALGLTDSFLKPVMSKLIKQLEQKRVEGSAGNGAVRVTVSGKQQVTGVFISPHAVQDTGELEKLVAEATNAALSKARELLKTELKKLVGNIPWPEDLIIP